A genome region from Candidatus Zixiibacteriota bacterium includes the following:
- a CDS encoding fibronectin type III domain-containing protein, producing MNLKIVFVGFFIFLFSHGLTLAQESSDSAFTANDTISVVPPDVTPVIVKNVEVRDNPNDEGGAIRIHWSLSIDDYKGGKVVRYVILRGTDPRGKFENLGDVSSGTGQFIDNATEDKVEYYYKVAAVNEKKEDGRLLWSVSADSDIVGPVKSSAQWFNFERINVFVGTLFVCLAIFIYIQMAKSGRNLYVRKIAGLESVDEAVGRATEMGRKILYVPGINDMDNVQTIAGITILGRVAQIAAEYETWIEVPTCRSLVMVTAKEIVKEAYSKAGRPDAYNEDQVHYLTDDQFGYAAAIDGMIVRERPAAIFYMGAFFAESLIMAETGNSIGAIQIAGTGQPSQLPFFVASCDYTLIGEELFAASAYLSREPRLLGSLKGQDLAKAAILVSIIVGVVLETFGLFQFSGFFRVIGE from the coding sequence TTGAATCTAAAAATCGTTTTTGTCGGTTTTTTTATTTTCTTGTTCAGTCATGGCCTTACTCTGGCCCAGGAATCATCTGATTCCGCATTTACCGCGAATGATACAATATCCGTTGTTCCCCCCGATGTTACGCCTGTGATCGTTAAAAATGTGGAAGTCCGTGACAATCCCAATGATGAGGGGGGAGCCATCAGAATCCATTGGAGTCTGTCTATTGACGATTATAAGGGCGGCAAAGTGGTTAGATATGTAATCCTGAGAGGGACTGACCCACGGGGCAAATTCGAGAATCTTGGCGATGTATCATCCGGGACCGGGCAGTTTATTGACAATGCCACCGAAGACAAAGTCGAATACTATTATAAAGTCGCGGCGGTTAATGAAAAGAAGGAAGATGGCCGGCTGCTGTGGAGCGTGTCGGCCGATTCGGATATAGTCGGACCGGTGAAATCATCAGCCCAGTGGTTCAATTTCGAGCGAATAAATGTCTTTGTCGGAACGCTGTTTGTCTGTTTGGCCATATTCATATATATCCAGATGGCAAAATCCGGACGCAACCTTTATGTCCGGAAAATCGCCGGTCTGGAATCGGTTGATGAAGCAGTTGGCCGGGCTACGGAAATGGGCCGGAAGATTCTTTATGTCCCCGGAATCAATGATATGGATAATGTCCAGACGATTGCGGGGATTACCATTCTGGGTCGAGTGGCCCAGATTGCGGCGGAATATGAAACATGGATCGAGGTTCCAACCTGTCGTTCGCTGGTAATGGTAACCGCCAAGGAAATTGTCAAGGAAGCATACAGTAAAGCCGGTCGACCGGATGCCTATAACGAAGATCAGGTTCATTATCTGACTGATGACCAGTTTGGATATGCCGCCGCTATCGACGGAATGATTGTCCGTGAAAGACCGGCGGCGATTTTTTATATGGGGGCGTTTTTCGCCGAGTCGCTGATTATGGCAGAAACCGGAAATTCAATCGGGGCGATCCAGATTGCCGGTACCGGTCAGCCCTCGCAGTTGCCGTTTTTTGTGGCCTCGTGCGATTATACCCTGATCGGTGAGGAACTTTTCGCGGCTTCGGCCTATCTTTCGCGTGAACCGCGCCTTCTGGGTTCGCTTAAAGGTCAGGATTTGGCCAAAGCGGCCATTCTGGTATCGATCATTGTTGGTGTTGTCCTGGAGACGTTCGGATTATTCCAGTTTTCCGGCTTTTTCAGGGTTATTGGTGAATAG
- a CDS encoding fibronectin type III domain-containing protein, whose translation MINAQGTDSSVVDTAMQVQLPVPVSEFMALDHEYDRGEAVDLSWKLSVNDDGSGRVTGYDIYRSHGGDGKFILIASVPPGFGTFVDKDVKSGDVYTYKIATTLEAGASAFIEADPVIPNTEIINWNLLNLFIIGFIVCGSVIFFIAHAKRGKKLFIRKIAGLEAVDEAIGRATEMGRPILFVPGINDMDDVQTIAGITILARVAKVVAEYDIKINMPVSRSIVMTTARETIRDAYAAVGRPDAYNDDMVRYITDEQFGYVAAVDGIMVREKPATCFYLGAFFAESLILAETGNSIGAIQIGGTAMPAQLPFFVAACDYTLIGEELFAASAYLSNDPKQLGSLKGQDVGKSVAMAAIILGVLSETISQAWGGSLFFKLAEYMQRFFTISN comes from the coding sequence ATGATTAATGCCCAGGGAACGGATTCATCGGTTGTCGATACGGCCATGCAGGTTCAGCTTCCGGTTCCGGTTTCGGAATTCATGGCTCTGGATCACGAGTACGATCGCGGCGAGGCCGTGGATTTGAGCTGGAAATTGTCGGTAAATGATGATGGCTCGGGACGGGTGACCGGCTATGATATTTACCGGTCGCATGGCGGAGACGGGAAATTTATTTTAATTGCCTCGGTTCCACCCGGTTTCGGAACTTTTGTTGATAAGGATGTAAAATCGGGCGATGTCTATACCTATAAAATCGCCACCACGTTGGAAGCCGGAGCATCGGCATTCATTGAGGCCGATCCGGTGATTCCGAATACCGAGATAATCAACTGGAATCTTCTTAACCTGTTTATCATCGGTTTCATAGTCTGCGGTTCGGTGATATTTTTTATCGCCCATGCCAAGCGCGGGAAAAAATTATTTATTCGCAAAATTGCCGGTCTTGAGGCGGTCGATGAAGCTATTGGCCGGGCTACCGAAATGGGCCGTCCAATTCTGTTTGTCCCCGGCATTAATGATATGGATGATGTCCAGACAATTGCCGGGATCACCATTCTCGCGCGGGTGGCCAAGGTGGTGGCCGAGTACGATATAAAGATTAATATGCCGGTGTCGCGGTCGATTGTCATGACTACCGCGCGTGAAACCATACGAGATGCTTATGCGGCCGTCGGTCGTCCGGATGCATATAATGACGACATGGTTCGCTATATTACCGATGAGCAGTTCGGTTATGTGGCGGCGGTCGATGGAATTATGGTTCGTGAAAAGCCGGCCACCTGCTTTTATCTTGGCGCTTTCTTTGCCGAGTCGCTGATTCTGGCTGAGACGGGTAATTCGATTGGGGCGATTCAGATCGGCGGGACGGCCATGCCGGCTCAATTGCCATTTTTCGTGGCCGCCTGCGATTATACCCTGATTGGCGAGGAGCTTTTTGCCGCTTCGGCCTACCTGTCCAATGATCCCAAACAACTGGGTTCCCTTAAAGGTCAGGATGTGGGCAAGTCCGTTGCCATGGCCGCTATCATTCTGGGTGTCCTGAGCGAGACTATTTCGCAAGCCTGGGGCGGTTCATTGTTTTTTAAACTGGCCGAGTATATGCAACGATTCTTTACCATTTCGAATTGA
- a CDS encoding pyruvate, phosphate dikinase, which yields MKKAASKKTTTIRKKTAPRKQAAAAKAQAKTAKARTAKSSAPRTAKTKAKAKTPASKTTDKKLQFSAYYFFGGKKADGDAAMRDLLGGKGAGLAEMSRIGVPVPPGFTITTEICKIFYENDLKIPAEIDKDIENQMAKIEKLVGMKFGDPENPLLVSVRSGAKFSMPGMMDTILNLGLNKDTLKGLAQKTGDERFAYDNYRRFVQMFGNVVLGIDKDKFEKVIEIKKKDRKIKQDSSLQVEDLNDIIKKFKAIIKRKTGEPFPDDPYTQLRMARDAVFRSWNNPRAISYRRLNNIPGDLGTAVNVQAMVYGNMGNTSGTGVGFTRNPANGNKEFYGEYLINAQGEDVVAGIRTPQPITRLKDEMPQVFKQLEEITSRLEKHYRDVQDFEFTIQEGQLYMLQTRTGKRTVQAALKIAVDMVKEKLITREEAIMRIEPDQLDQLLHRRLDPAARFEVIAKGLPASPGAASGRVYFNSEDAVKMATEKKPVILVRQETNPDDIEGMHASAGILTSRGGMTSHAAVVARGMGKCCVAGCEAVRVNEAKKQFQVGKLIIKEGEIITLNGSTGEVIVGEVSTIEPELSGEFAEFMIWADGIRQLRVRTNADTPPDAAQARKFGAEGIGLCRTEHMFFAEERLGIVQDMILADSTEERQDALDKLLPFQKGDFKGIFEVMDGLPVTIRTLDPPLHEFLPDKVEIKKQIEALDKYDEHYDDKLARKRKILQRIDELKEVNPMLGHRGCRLGIVFPEITEMQVRAIIEAACELARAKKKVIPEIMIPLVGHINEFRNQKEIVKRVADEVIKKYKIKALEYRIGTMIEIPRAALTADEIATEAEFFSFGTNDLTQMTMGFSRDDAGKFLRYYVEKGILPKDPFVSIDQTGVGQLVQMGTEKGRATNPNLKIGICGEHGGDPSSIEFCHRTGLNYVSCSPFRVPIARLAAAQATIKEKQKTTERDK from the coding sequence ATGAAAAAAGCCGCATCGAAAAAGACGACAACGATTCGCAAAAAAACAGCTCCTCGCAAGCAAGCCGCTGCCGCCAAGGCCCAGGCCAAAACCGCCAAAGCCAGAACCGCCAAATCCTCAGCACCCCGAACCGCTAAAACCAAAGCCAAAGCCAAGACTCCGGCATCCAAAACAACGGACAAAAAACTTCAGTTTTCGGCCTATTATTTCTTTGGCGGCAAAAAGGCCGATGGGGATGCCGCCATGAGGGATCTCCTCGGTGGAAAAGGAGCCGGCTTGGCCGAAATGAGTCGGATCGGGGTTCCGGTTCCTCCCGGATTTACTATTACCACCGAAATATGCAAGATTTTTTATGAAAACGATCTGAAAATACCGGCCGAGATCGATAAAGACATTGAAAACCAGATGGCCAAAATCGAAAAACTGGTCGGTATGAAATTCGGCGATCCCGAAAACCCCCTGCTGGTGTCGGTTCGATCAGGAGCTAAGTTTTCCATGCCCGGCATGATGGATACGATTCTGAATCTCGGTCTCAATAAGGACACTCTTAAGGGTCTGGCGCAGAAGACCGGCGATGAACGGTTTGCCTACGACAATTACCGCCGATTTGTGCAGATGTTCGGAAATGTCGTTCTGGGGATAGATAAGGACAAATTCGAAAAAGTTATCGAAATTAAAAAGAAAGACCGGAAAATAAAACAGGATTCTTCGCTCCAAGTCGAAGACCTCAATGATATCATCAAAAAATTTAAGGCTATTATCAAGCGCAAAACCGGGGAACCGTTCCCGGATGATCCTTACACCCAGTTACGTATGGCCCGTGACGCCGTATTTCGTTCCTGGAATAATCCCCGGGCGATCAGTTACCGCCGACTGAATAATATCCCCGGTGACTTGGGGACGGCCGTCAATGTTCAGGCGATGGTGTATGGCAATATGGGCAACACTTCCGGAACCGGGGTTGGGTTTACGCGAAATCCCGCCAACGGCAACAAGGAATTTTACGGTGAGTACCTGATTAACGCCCAGGGCGAGGATGTGGTGGCCGGGATACGGACCCCGCAACCGATTACCCGTTTGAAGGATGAAATGCCGCAGGTTTTTAAGCAGCTCGAAGAGATCACCAGTCGGTTGGAGAAGCATTATCGGGATGTCCAGGATTTCGAGTTTACCATACAGGAAGGCCAGCTTTACATGCTTCAGACGCGAACCGGCAAACGTACTGTTCAGGCGGCCCTGAAAATCGCTGTTGATATGGTGAAAGAGAAGCTTATCACCCGGGAAGAGGCGATCATGCGGATCGAGCCGGATCAACTTGATCAATTGCTTCATCGCCGATTGGATCCGGCCGCCAGGTTTGAGGTTATTGCCAAAGGTCTGCCGGCCTCTCCGGGAGCCGCCTCGGGGCGGGTATATTTCAATTCCGAAGATGCCGTTAAGATGGCCACGGAAAAGAAGCCGGTTATCCTGGTGCGGCAGGAAACCAATCCCGATGATATCGAGGGCATGCATGCTTCGGCCGGGATTTTGACCTCGCGCGGAGGAATGACTTCGCATGCCGCGGTTGTCGCCCGCGGGATGGGGAAATGCTGTGTAGCCGGTTGCGAGGCGGTTCGGGTGAATGAGGCCAAGAAACAGTTCCAGGTCGGTAAGCTGATTATTAAAGAAGGTGAGATTATTACTTTAAACGGCTCAACCGGTGAAGTTATTGTCGGTGAAGTCTCAACCATCGAGCCGGAGCTTTCCGGTGAGTTTGCCGAGTTCATGATCTGGGCGGATGGAATTCGTCAACTCCGGGTTCGAACCAATGCCGATACGCCGCCGGATGCCGCGCAGGCCCGGAAATTCGGGGCCGAGGGAATCGGTTTGTGCCGAACAGAACATATGTTCTTTGCCGAAGAGCGGCTGGGAATAGTGCAGGATATGATTCTGGCCGATTCGACCGAGGAACGTCAGGATGCTCTGGATAAACTGCTCCCCTTCCAAAAAGGCGATTTTAAGGGAATTTTCGAGGTAATGGATGGCCTTCCGGTAACCATCCGAACCCTTGATCCGCCGTTGCATGAATTTCTGCCGGATAAAGTGGAAATCAAAAAGCAGATCGAAGCTCTTGATAAGTACGATGAACATTATGATGATAAGCTGGCCAGGAAGAGGAAAATCCTGCAACGGATTGACGAACTCAAAGAAGTCAACCCGATGCTGGGTCATCGCGGTTGCCGGCTGGGAATCGTTTTCCCGGAGATAACCGAGATGCAGGTTCGGGCTATAATCGAAGCCGCCTGCGAACTGGCCCGCGCCAAGAAAAAGGTCATTCCGGAAATCATGATCCCCCTGGTCGGGCATATCAACGAATTCCGCAACCAGAAGGAAATCGTCAAACGGGTGGCCGATGAGGTTATCAAGAAGTACAAGATCAAGGCTCTGGAATACCGGATCGGAACCATGATCGAGATTCCAAGAGCCGCCCTGACGGCCGATGAAATTGCCACCGAGGCGGAATTCTTCAGTTTCGGAACCAATGACCTGACCCAAATGACGATGGGCTTTTCGCGCGATGATGCCGGGAAATTCCTGCGATACTATGTCGAGAAGGGTATCCTGCCCAAGGATCCCTTTGTTTCCATCGATCAAACCGGTGTCGGTCAACTGGTCCAGATGGGGACCGAAAAAGGCCGGGCAACCAATCCCAATCTGAAGATCGGTATCTGCGGTGAACATGGCGGCGACCCATCCTCGATCGAATTCTGCCATCGAACCGGCCTGAATTATGTCTCCTGTTCGCCGTTCCGGGTTCCGATAGCCCGGCTGGCGGCGGCCCAGGCGACAATTAAAGAGAAACAGAAGACCACCGAACGCGACAAATAA
- a CDS encoding HAD hydrolase-like protein, translated as MIGDRADNDIIPAKTIGMKTVLVLIGAHRCQQLRLPGERPDYTIENIPALLDIPEIRTRL; from the coding sequence ATGATTGGCGATCGGGCGGACAATGATATTATCCCGGCAAAAACGATCGGGATGAAAACCGTTCTGGTTTTAATAGGGGCTCACCGATGCCAGCAACTGCGTCTGCCGGGCGAAAGGCCGGATTACACAATTGAGAATATACCGGCATTATTGGATATCCCGGAAATTCGGACACGGCTTTAA
- a CDS encoding aspartyl protease family protein, whose product MKNIIIGLCLGLIIPFNVAIGDNTTPLSDPYQIMGRYVQAIGGLERLKGEQTSYFEATFTMPGLAGTLKNWTGRPDRERTELDLQVLRKTTGDNGRFSWELDTNGKVTINKDKATLKRREISRLMNEFDFLDPGSNIFDLFFMGSEAIDGKTCYVIRITNSVNNDTLIEYYPVDDFIKSKSVSITPDEKVITKFSDYRFVDGLLIPFCQEMNIQPVGQEIKVQITEYRSDIEIDPALFDPPGEDVRDYRFLSGGASADIPFEYIENHIYLMVNINGRERIWILDTGAQMSVISSRYAREIGVDLEGSMKGSGAGNTVDFSFATLPSYRLGDIEFEPQQVAALDLGEIFDHFDIDVVGILGYDFLSRFITRVDYAGEMLTFYDPDHFEYDGPGVILDAPLHGNDFHIPITVDGRYDGDWNVDLGASTISFHYPYAREHNLQEGRGVDRVGLGAGGEFRERTVQFEYLELAGFRILKPLIDIPMNEMEGAFRSGEMTGNLGNSIMRNFILYLDYKNQKMIVERGKDFGREFPEDKSGLQIWRENGRPVVHFISPGTPGQKAEFQVGDIILSVNKLKVEYLKNLQALHDLFKAAEGTEYNVGIMRDGKERELKIRLKNLY is encoded by the coding sequence ATGAAGAACATTATCATCGGATTATGTCTTGGCCTGATTATTCCGTTCAATGTGGCTATCGGGGATAATACGACCCCTCTTTCGGATCCTTATCAAATAATGGGGCGATATGTTCAGGCTATCGGTGGACTGGAACGGCTGAAAGGCGAACAAACCAGTTACTTCGAAGCCACCTTTACCATGCCCGGGCTGGCAGGAACTCTGAAAAACTGGACCGGGCGTCCGGATCGGGAACGGACGGAGCTGGATCTGCAGGTTCTCAGAAAGACAACCGGGGATAATGGCCGTTTCAGCTGGGAGTTAGATACCAATGGTAAAGTAACCATAAACAAGGATAAAGCGACTCTGAAAAGACGGGAGATTTCGCGTCTGATGAATGAATTCGATTTTCTCGATCCCGGGTCCAATATTTTTGATTTGTTTTTTATGGGAAGCGAAGCCATTGACGGAAAGACCTGTTATGTTATCCGAATCACGAACAGCGTTAATAATGACACTCTGATCGAGTATTATCCTGTCGATGATTTTATTAAAAGCAAATCGGTCAGTATCACGCCCGACGAAAAAGTCATTACGAAATTCTCGGATTATCGTTTTGTCGATGGGCTTTTGATTCCGTTTTGCCAGGAGATGAATATTCAACCGGTCGGGCAGGAAATAAAGGTCCAGATTACCGAATATCGGTCCGATATTGAAATTGACCCGGCTCTGTTCGATCCGCCCGGTGAGGATGTTCGGGATTATCGCTTTTTATCCGGGGGAGCATCGGCTGATATCCCGTTTGAATATATTGAAAACCATATTTATTTAATGGTCAATATTAACGGTCGTGAAAGAATATGGATTCTTGATACCGGGGCGCAGATGTCGGTTATCTCAAGCCGCTACGCTCGAGAAATCGGGGTGGATTTGGAGGGAAGTATGAAGGGCTCGGGAGCCGGGAATACCGTCGATTTTTCTTTTGCAACTCTGCCGTCATATCGCCTGGGAGATATTGAATTCGAACCGCAGCAAGTGGCCGCTCTTGATCTGGGAGAAATTTTCGATCATTTTGATATTGATGTGGTCGGAATTCTGGGATATGATTTTCTGTCGCGATTTATTACGCGGGTCGACTATGCCGGAGAAATGCTGACCTTTTATGATCCCGATCATTTCGAATATGACGGCCCCGGGGTGATTCTGGATGCGCCCCTTCATGGCAATGATTTCCATATTCCCATAACCGTGGATGGCCGCTACGATGGGGATTGGAATGTCGATCTGGGGGCCTCGACCATAAGTTTTCATTACCCTTATGCCCGCGAACACAATTTGCAGGAAGGCCGGGGAGTGGATCGTGTCGGCCTTGGAGCCGGCGGGGAGTTTCGGGAGCGGACGGTTCAATTCGAGTATCTGGAATTGGCCGGATTCAGGATTTTAAAACCACTGATCGATATTCCCATGAATGAGATGGAAGGGGCCTTTCGATCCGGTGAGATGACCGGCAATCTGGGCAATTCCATAATGCGGAATTTCATTCTTTATCTTGATTATAAGAATCAGAAAATGATAGTGGAAAGAGGGAAAGATTTCGGCCGGGAATTTCCTGAGGATAAGAGCGGCCTGCAAATCTGGCGGGAAAATGGTCGTCCTGTGGTTCATTTTATTTCACCGGGGACACCCGGTCAAAAGGCGGAATTCCAGGTCGGAGATATCATCTTGTCTGTGAATAAGCTGAAAGTGGAATATCTGAAAAATCTCCAGGCACTTCATGATTTATTCAAAGCCGCCGAGGGTACCGAATATAATGTGGGAATAATGCGTGACGGCAAGGAGCGGGAACTAAAAATCCGGCTGAAAAATCTTTATTAG
- a CDS encoding alpha/beta hydrolase: MFWIFGGLLLVGLLLYIIMAVLLMAFQARFVYFPSREIESTPETAGLVYEDITFKTRDGVELMGWFIHSRELSPVILFCHGNGGNISHRLQTLEIFHEMGLDCLIFDYRGYGQSGGEPSEVGTYLDAEAAWDFLIREKGFLPEQIIIHGRSLGGAVAANLASRIKPKALILESAFTSILDMGADMYPYLPVRLLSRFRYETARYVENISCPVLVIHSPDDDLIPFKHGQKIYEKTPEPKMFPEIYGDHNGGFLLDKDMYVSGISDFLEKTYQIK, from the coding sequence ATTTTCTGGATTTTCGGCGGTCTGCTTCTGGTCGGGCTGTTGTTGTATATCATCATGGCCGTTCTTCTGATGGCGTTCCAGGCGCGGTTTGTGTATTTTCCTTCCCGTGAAATCGAATCAACCCCGGAGACGGCGGGGCTTGTGTACGAGGATATTACCTTCAAGACTCGAGACGGGGTGGAGTTGATGGGCTGGTTTATTCACTCCAGGGAATTATCACCGGTGATCTTGTTCTGCCACGGCAATGGGGGTAATATATCGCATCGCCTGCAAACGCTGGAAATCTTTCATGAGATGGGTTTAGACTGCCTGATATTCGATTATCGCGGTTATGGCCAAAGCGGCGGCGAACCATCGGAGGTGGGGACCTATCTTGATGCCGAAGCGGCCTGGGATTTCCTGATCCGGGAAAAAGGATTTCTTCCGGAGCAGATCATTATTCACGGACGTTCACTGGGTGGTGCAGTGGCGGCCAATCTGGCTTCGCGAATTAAACCGAAGGCACTGATTCTGGAATCGGCTTTCACCTCGATTCTCGATATGGGCGCGGATATGTACCCCTATTTACCGGTTCGGCTTTTAAGCCGGTTTCGCTATGAAACAGCTCGGTATGTGGAAAACATATCCTGCCCGGTTCTGGTAATTCACAGCCCGGATGATGATCTGATACCGTTTAAACACGGGCAGAAGATATATGAAAAGACGCCGGAGCCGAAGATGTTTCCGGAAATTTATGGTGATCATAACGGCGGCTTCCTGCTGGATAAGGATATGTATGTATCCGGAATAAGCGACTTTCTTGAAAAAACATATCAGATTAAGTAA
- a CDS encoding RNA-binding protein, protein MQGSKLYVGNLNYGVTAEQLQELFAAYGEVKSINVIEGKGFGFVEMSTPEEAEKAKAELEGTDFKGRTLRVDEARPKRNDRGPRRDTRR, encoded by the coding sequence ATGCAAGGTAGCAAACTTTATGTCGGCAACCTCAATTATGGTGTGACGGCCGAGCAGTTGCAGGAATTGTTCGCCGCCTACGGTGAGGTGAAAAGTATCAACGTTATCGAAGGTAAAGGCTTTGGTTTCGTTGAAATGTCGACACCCGAAGAAGCCGAGAAGGCCAAAGCGGAACTGGAAGGAACCGATTTTAAAGGTCGGACGTTGAGAGTCGATGAAGCTCGTCCGAAAAGGAATGATCGGGGTCCCAGAAGAGATACGCGGAGATAA